Proteins from one Solidesulfovibrio sp. genomic window:
- a CDS encoding chemotaxis protein CheC, which translates to MMEISHESRMDLLSECVNIGLGRAAEALNRMCLTHVALSAPEIHILTRANLTRAATGCCPAACEGVFLPFTGVIRGMTALAFAHDDAGNLVKGLTEAMGILEDSEQMREDTLREVGNVVLVGVLGAMGSMLGLHVDYQPLSTAKNLGPLLAVADALSSVTLYVRANFSLARYMATGDILVLLAPEGYAALNTALDAKIRENIG; encoded by the coding sequence ATGATGGAAATAAGCCACGAATCCCGCATGGACCTCTTGAGCGAATGCGTCAATATCGGCCTTGGCCGCGCCGCCGAGGCGCTCAACCGCATGTGCCTGACCCACGTGGCCCTTTCGGCCCCGGAGATCCACATCCTGACTCGGGCCAACCTGACCAGGGCCGCCACCGGTTGCTGCCCGGCGGCCTGCGAAGGCGTTTTTCTGCCCTTCACCGGCGTCATCCGCGGCATGACCGCCCTGGCCTTCGCCCACGACGATGCCGGCAACCTGGTCAAGGGCCTCACCGAAGCCATGGGCATCCTGGAAGATTCGGAACAGATGCGCGAGGACACCCTGCGCGAGGTCGGCAACGTGGTCCTGGTCGGCGTGCTCGGGGCCATGGGCAGCATGCTCGGGCTGCACGTGGACTACCAGCCCCTGTCCACGGCCAAGAACCTGGGGCCGCTTCTGGCCGTGGCCGACGCCCTGAGTTCGGTGACCCTCTATGTGCGGGCCAATTTCTCCCTGGCCCGTTACATGGCCACCGGGGACATCCTCGTCCTCCTGGCCCCGGAAGGCTACGCGGCCCTGAACACGGCTTTGGACGCCAAGATTCGCGAAAACATCGGCTAG
- a CDS encoding B12-binding domain-containing radical SAM protein: MKVLLVQSWLGGDGPPVYPVGLACLAASLAGHAVTCFDPNTAADPLGGLAARIREFRPEAVGVSLRNIDSTNTRRSVSYLPPFAAVLDTARREFSGPLIVGGAGFSMFAGPLMDRYPAIDYGVYLEGEATFAALVAALAGSGGDVAAVPSVYRREGGRVLFSGPAAKADFTDLPAPDFAVLPLAPYAAVPFGVGVETKRGCAFACLYCPYGFLNGRAYRRKAPGRVAAELAGLQALGLTRFTFLDSVFNAPAEHAAAVMRAMIDRGLTMAWSAWFTERGLTRELLELARDAGCDTVIFSPDAYGDTALRALGKAVTRAEIDAGYALVRDMGCFDVSYNFFKNPPGQSLGQALAMLGFILRARRQMGRRAHFELSTLRVEPHTALAELAGREGRIAPGDDLLEPVRYGQKRTAYIEKFFDMFLKARGK, encoded by the coding sequence GTGAAGGTCCTGCTCGTCCAATCCTGGCTGGGCGGCGACGGGCCGCCGGTCTATCCGGTGGGCCTGGCCTGCCTGGCCGCCTCCCTGGCCGGCCACGCGGTGACCTGTTTCGACCCCAACACGGCCGCCGATCCCCTGGGCGGGCTGGCCGCGCGGATCCGGGAGTTCCGGCCCGAGGCGGTCGGGGTGTCGCTGCGCAACATCGATTCCACCAACACGCGCCGGTCCGTGTCCTATCTGCCGCCCTTCGCGGCGGTGCTGGACACGGCGCGCCGGGAATTTTCCGGGCCGCTCATCGTCGGCGGCGCGGGTTTTTCCATGTTCGCCGGGCCGCTCATGGACCGCTATCCGGCCATCGATTACGGCGTGTACCTGGAAGGCGAGGCAACCTTCGCCGCCTTGGTCGCCGCCCTGGCCGGGTCGGGCGGCGACGTGGCCGCCGTGCCCTCGGTCTACCGCCGGGAAGGGGGACGCGTCCTTTTTTCCGGACCGGCGGCCAAGGCCGATTTCACCGATCTGCCCGCGCCGGATTTCGCCGTCCTGCCCCTGGCCCCCTACGCGGCCGTGCCCTTTGGGGTGGGCGTCGAGACCAAGCGGGGCTGCGCCTTTGCCTGCCTCTACTGCCCGTATGGATTTCTCAATGGCCGCGCCTACCGCCGCAAGGCCCCCGGGCGCGTGGCTGCGGAACTGGCCGGCCTGCAAGCCTTGGGGCTCACGCGCTTCACCTTTCTCGATTCGGTCTTCAACGCCCCGGCCGAGCACGCGGCGGCGGTCATGCGGGCCATGATCGACCGGGGGCTGACCATGGCCTGGTCGGCCTGGTTCACCGAGCGGGGGCTGACCCGGGAATTGCTGGAACTGGCCCGCGACGCCGGCTGCGACACGGTCATCTTCTCCCCGGACGCCTACGGCGACACCGCCCTGCGCGCCCTGGGCAAGGCCGTGACCCGGGCCGAGATCGACGCCGGCTACGCCCTGGTGCGCGACATGGGCTGTTTCGACGTCAGCTACAACTTCTTCAAGAACCCGCCCGGCCAGAGCCTGGGCCAGGCCCTGGCCATGCTCGGCTTCATCCTGCGGGCGCGGCGGCAGATGGGCCGGCGGGCGCATTTCGAGCTGAGCACCCTGCGCGTCGAGCCCCATACCGCCCTGGCCGAACTGGCCGGGCGCGAAGGAAGAATCGCCCCGGGCGACGACCTGCTCGAACCGGTGCGCTACGGCCAAAAAAGAACAGCCTATATAGAAAAATTTTTTGACATGTTCCTCAAGGCCAGAGGCAAATAG
- a CDS encoding lauroyl acyltransferase, which yields MRVTESPGRDLLRLVVWYPLRLFVERLAPRRGFAFLRGLGRAHAAVAPGRQARLLAAVGRVSPGLSPVERQAQALAAFETHYANQLSIFLFPRLTRENIGQVLEIRGREHLDAALAAGRGVVLPIGHFGPTQLPLAALGVLGYPMLQIGFLNDAGLSFVGRRVALRLRRRYEGRIPARIVAPGPGGREALAHLRAGGVLMTTMDDAPGQPAFGRHATFDFPGGPLSVPLGPARLALAGDAALCPAWLVPGREAPYRLRLEAPLPVPGGDRNTATMALTRELLDRYAAVVRADPGWWHLLEVRATS from the coding sequence ATGCGCGTGACGGAAAGCCCGGGGCGCGACCTGCTGCGGCTGGTGGTCTGGTATCCCCTGCGCCTTTTCGTGGAGCGGCTGGCGCCGCGCCGGGGCTTCGCCTTCCTGCGCGGCCTCGGCCGGGCTCACGCCGCCGTTGCGCCGGGGCGGCAGGCCAGGCTCCTGGCCGCCGTGGGGCGCGTTTCGCCCGGGCTTTCCCCGGTGGAGCGACAGGCCCAGGCCCTGGCCGCCTTCGAGACCCACTATGCCAACCAGCTGTCCATCTTCCTGTTTCCCCGGCTGACCCGGGAAAACATCGGCCAGGTGCTGGAAATCCGGGGGCGGGAACACCTTGATGCGGCGCTTGCCGCCGGGCGGGGCGTGGTGTTGCCCATCGGGCATTTCGGGCCGACGCAATTGCCGCTGGCCGCCCTGGGCGTGTTGGGCTACCCCATGCTCCAGATCGGCTTTTTAAACGACGCCGGCCTGTCGTTTGTCGGCCGTCGGGTGGCCCTGCGCCTGCGCCGGCGCTACGAGGGGCGCATCCCGGCCCGCATCGTGGCCCCGGGGCCGGGGGGCCGGGAGGCCCTGGCCCACCTGCGCGCCGGGGGCGTGCTCATGACCACCATGGACGACGCGCCGGGGCAACCGGCCTTCGGTCGCCACGCCACCTTCGATTTTCCCGGCGGTCCCTTGTCCGTGCCCCTGGGGCCGGCCAGGCTGGCCCTGGCCGGGGACGCGGCCCTGTGTCCGGCCTGGCTGGTGCCGGGCCGCGAGGCTCCCTACCGGCTGCGTCTGGAAGCGCCGCTGCCCGTGCCGGGCGGCGACAGGAACACGGCGACCATGGCCCTGACCCGGGAGCTGCTGGACCGGTACGCCGCGGTGGTGCGCGCCGATCCCGGCTGGTGGCACCTCCTGGAAGTCCGGGCCACATCCTGA
- a CDS encoding B12-binding domain-containing radical SAM protein: MRVSLISPYPDITAFGVRAISAFLREKGVATRLIFLPDPLGDTLTDEPDRYPSAVLDALAPLCADADLIGVSLMTNYADNAAQITGALRGRVTAPVLWGGVHPTIRPAECLEVADMVCVGDGEEAIFDVVRALADGRSVADIPNIWSRRPDGTVARNPVRPLPPDLDAFPAPDWSHEDHHIWDGAAGLVPLTPAVTRRFLAGGTVSRLLGRVGYQTMTGRGCPHRCAYCVNDAIKSLYGAKGYLRWRSVAHVMAELEAARAAMPFIGYVWISDDAFFARPLGDIREFCRQYKARVGLPFSCLGSPATIARDKLDALVDAGLVYLQMGVQTGSPRIQALFNRQAMGNEKMLAAMAVINGYKDRLLPPSYDFILDTPYETLDDRLESVRFIAKIPKPFRLQPFSLVLYPGTKLAAMAAADGLLTDERRDVYTKSYTMRRPDYVNFLILLAKGGRFPAPLLTLCAAGPVARALGAKALEPLWRLAFAVAGPARRFLKRLLGRPT, encoded by the coding sequence ATGCGTGTCAGCCTCATCTCTCCCTACCCGGACATCACGGCCTTTGGCGTGCGGGCCATTTCCGCCTTTCTGCGGGAAAAGGGCGTGGCCACGCGCCTGATCTTCCTGCCCGACCCCCTGGGCGACACCCTGACAGACGAACCCGACCGCTATCCGTCGGCCGTGCTCGACGCCCTGGCGCCGTTGTGCGCCGACGCCGACCTGATCGGCGTGTCGCTGATGACCAACTACGCCGACAACGCGGCGCAAATCACCGGGGCGCTACGCGGCCGCGTCACCGCGCCCGTCCTGTGGGGCGGCGTGCACCCGACCATCCGGCCGGCCGAATGCCTGGAGGTGGCGGACATGGTCTGCGTCGGCGACGGCGAGGAGGCCATCTTCGACGTGGTGCGGGCCCTGGCCGACGGGCGGTCCGTGGCGGACATCCCCAACATCTGGTCCCGGCGGCCGGACGGCACCGTGGCCCGGAACCCGGTGCGGCCCCTGCCTCCCGATCTCGACGCCTTTCCCGCGCCGGACTGGTCCCACGAGGACCATCACATCTGGGACGGCGCGGCCGGCCTGGTCCCGCTCACCCCGGCCGTGACCCGACGCTTCCTGGCCGGCGGCACGGTTTCGCGGCTGCTCGGTCGCGTGGGCTATCAGACCATGACCGGCCGAGGCTGCCCGCACCGCTGCGCCTACTGCGTCAACGACGCCATCAAGTCCCTCTACGGCGCCAAGGGCTATTTGCGCTGGCGAAGCGTTGCCCACGTCATGGCCGAATTGGAGGCGGCCCGGGCGGCTATGCCCTTTATCGGCTACGTCTGGATTTCCGACGACGCCTTTTTCGCCAGGCCCCTGGGCGACATCCGGGAGTTCTGCCGCCAGTACAAGGCCCGTGTCGGCCTGCCGTTTAGCTGCCTGGGCAGCCCGGCCACGATCGCCCGGGACAAGCTGGACGCGCTGGTGGACGCCGGCCTGGTCTATTTGCAGATGGGCGTGCAGACGGGCTCGCCGCGCATCCAGGCGCTGTTTAACCGCCAGGCCATGGGCAACGAAAAAATGCTGGCCGCCATGGCCGTCATCAACGGGTACAAGGACCGGCTGTTGCCGCCGAGCTACGATTTCATCCTGGATACGCCCTACGAGACCCTCGACGACCGACTCGAATCCGTGCGCTTCATCGCCAAAATCCCGAAACCCTTTCGGCTCCAGCCCTTTTCCCTGGTGCTCTATCCCGGCACCAAGCTCGCGGCCATGGCCGCCGCCGACGGCCTTCTCACCGACGAGCGTCGCGACGTGTACACCAAAAGCTACACCATGCGCCGGCCGGACTACGTCAATTTCCTGATTCTTCTCGCCAAGGGCGGCCGGTTTCCCGCGCCCCTGCTGACCCTGTGCGCCGCCGGCCCCGTGGCGCGGGCGCTCGGGGCCAAGGCCCTGGAACCCTTGTGGCGGCTGGCCTTCGCCGTGGCCGGGCCGGCCAGGCGGTTCCTGAAACGCCTGCTGGGGCGCCCGACGTGA
- a CDS encoding class I adenylate-forming enzyme family protein, which translates to MTGKEEQPVLPLIASRARPGGLYDLLRTVAEAGPGGAAILAGEAIVRRAELAERAARLAGSLMALGLGPGQRLAVYGRKTPAAVTAFLGASAAGGVFFPVDPNQPPAVVRDILNRLRPVVVCLAAEFVPALEALYPGTTPFTVLIMDGPATNGRLHLDDLAAGPFPAALPEVAPDAPVYLNFTSGTTGAPKGAVTTLGNLLANTEASVAAFGLLPDDVHLCLMPVFVHPHETLLRPLCLGGPMVLCDRISARAVAEACARHKVTALMAVAAIYETLLRLPAGAGNPLGTVRVAESGGMHVPAALARGLAARFGARILPVWGSTETTGVALANRPGDTHAPCRLGRPVAGYTVRVVREDGGEAAVGEPGELVISGPGVCPGYFGEEARPEFRLYGGRFRTGDVVRREADGSYFFAGRQSMLLKVGGMKVFPVEIEEALRAHPDVAECIVVPVSDELRGEVAKAVVVPREGAALTSGGLRRFLSARLHRMKMPRVIEIRDALPRTPGGKIAWRALV; encoded by the coding sequence ATGACCGGAAAAGAAGAACAACCTGTTTTGCCGCTGATCGCCAGCCGCGCCCGGCCGGGCGGACTCTACGACCTGTTGCGCACCGTGGCCGAGGCCGGCCCGGGCGGCGCGGCCATCCTGGCTGGGGAAGCCATCGTACGCCGGGCCGAACTGGCCGAACGCGCGGCCCGGCTGGCCGGTTCGCTGATGGCCCTCGGGCTTGGGCCGGGGCAGCGGCTGGCCGTCTACGGGCGCAAGACCCCGGCGGCCGTAACCGCCTTCCTGGGCGCCTCGGCCGCCGGCGGGGTGTTTTTCCCGGTGGACCCCAACCAGCCGCCGGCGGTCGTCCGCGACATCCTCAACCGGCTGCGCCCGGTGGTGGTCTGTTTGGCCGCGGAATTCGTCCCTGCCCTGGAAGCGCTGTATCCCGGCACCACGCCGTTCACCGTGCTGATCATGGACGGGCCGGCCACGAACGGCCGACTCCATCTCGACGATCTGGCCGCCGGGCCGTTTCCGGCTGCCTTGCCCGAGGTCGCGCCCGACGCTCCGGTCTATTTGAATTTCACCTCCGGCACCACGGGCGCGCCCAAGGGGGCCGTGACCACCCTCGGCAACCTCCTGGCCAACACCGAGGCCAGCGTGGCCGCTTTTGGCCTCCTTCCCGATGACGTCCACCTGTGCCTGATGCCGGTGTTCGTCCATCCGCACGAAACGCTGCTGCGACCGCTTTGTCTCGGCGGCCCCATGGTACTGTGCGACCGGATTTCGGCTCGGGCCGTGGCCGAGGCCTGCGCCCGCCACAAGGTGACGGCGCTGATGGCCGTGGCCGCCATTTACGAAACGCTGCTGCGCCTGCCGGCCGGGGCGGGCAATCCCCTGGGGACGGTGCGCGTGGCCGAATCCGGGGGCATGCACGTGCCTGCGGCCCTGGCCCGCGGCTTGGCGGCGCGGTTCGGTGCGCGCATCCTGCCGGTGTGGGGTTCCACCGAGACCACGGGGGTGGCCCTGGCCAACCGGCCGGGCGACACCCACGCGCCGTGCCGGCTGGGCCGGCCGGTGGCCGGCTACACGGTGCGGGTGGTGCGCGAGGACGGCGGCGAGGCGGCGGTCGGCGAACCCGGCGAACTGGTCATTTCCGGGCCGGGGGTGTGCCCGGGGTATTTCGGCGAGGAGGCCAGGCCGGAATTCCGGCTCTACGGCGGCCGGTTCCGCACGGGCGATGTGGTGCGCCGGGAGGCCGACGGCTCCTATTTCTTCGCCGGCCGGCAGAGCATGCTGCTCAAGGTCGGCGGCATGAAGGTCTTTCCCGTGGAGATCGAGGAGGCGCTGCGGGCCCATCCGGACGTGGCCGAATGCATCGTGGTGCCCGTGTCCGACGAGCTGCGCGGCGAGGTGGCCAAGGCGGTGGTGGTGCCGCGCGAGGGGGCCGCGCTCACGTCTGGCGGGCTGCGCCGGTTCCTGTCCGCCCGTCTGCACCGCATGAAGATGCCGCGCGTGATCGAGATCCGCGACGCCCTGCCGCGCACGCCCGGCGGCAAGATCGCCTGGCGCGCCCTGGTCTAG
- a CDS encoding sialidase family protein — MDDASKRPPFPGPRDLASLPPLPGPWGGYQAFPTLAVRDGRIFLAFRRGRGKSRGEEAVAGHGPGGDVYLTDSGDLGQTFAPPRPVLRHIPEVTNEHDALLSALPDGSLALMTRSHGPERFVSRVQFAPPGATAFAPPVEVTVPGGYGAFFGHLVPDADGQALLGTFYNGAGVAVVALTPQALAQAGPGPVELPVRGLVHAHTEGPRLNETALARLPSGRLLALSRQSPVVAGLHVSFSDDDGRTFSPPAPIGVFGEAPALLVLPGGEVLALCRDLDPGDRRRGPPEGTETEARTFPCAVSLLHSPNGGLSWSRPRVLAAYDGGRFHGGYGDLLRLPDGRILAACHLARRPGDLPAVACYRFRLS; from the coding sequence ATGGACGACGCTTCGAAACGCCCGCCGTTTCCCGGCCCGCGCGACCTGGCCAGCCTGCCGCCCCTGCCCGGCCCATGGGGCGGCTATCAGGCCTTTCCCACCCTGGCCGTGCGCGACGGCCGGATCTTTTTGGCCTTTCGCCGGGGGCGCGGCAAAAGCCGGGGCGAGGAAGCCGTGGCCGGCCACGGGCCGGGCGGCGACGTCTACCTGACGGATTCAGGCGACCTGGGCCAAACCTTCGCCCCGCCGCGCCCGGTCCTGCGCCACATTCCCGAAGTCACCAACGAGCACGATGCCCTGCTTTCGGCCCTGCCGGACGGCTCCCTGGCCCTTATGACCCGGTCCCACGGCCCCGAGCGTTTCGTCAGCCGCGTCCAGTTCGCCCCGCCTGGCGCAACCGCCTTCGCGCCGCCGGTGGAAGTGACGGTTCCCGGCGGTTACGGCGCCTTTTTCGGCCATCTGGTGCCGGATGCCGATGGCCAGGCGCTCCTGGGGACGTTTTACAACGGCGCGGGCGTGGCCGTGGTCGCGTTGACCCCGCAAGCGCTGGCCCAGGCCGGCCCCGGGCCGGTGGAACTGCCCGTGCGCGGCCTGGTCCATGCCCACACCGAAGGCCCGCGCCTCAACGAAACCGCCCTGGCCCGCCTGCCTTCGGGGCGGCTGCTGGCCCTGTCGCGGCAAAGCCCGGTGGTGGCCGGGCTGCATGTGTCGTTTTCCGACGACGACGGCCGCACCTTCTCCCCGCCGGCGCCCATCGGCGTTTTCGGCGAGGCCCCGGCCTTGCTCGTGCTGCCGGGCGGCGAGGTGCTGGCCCTTTGCCGCGACCTGGATCCCGGGGACCGCCGCCGGGGACCGCCCGAGGGTACGGAAACCGAGGCGCGAACCTTTCCTTGCGCCGTGTCCCTGCTCCATTCCCCGAACGGCGGGCTCTCCTGGAGCCGGCCCCGGGTCCTGGCCGCCTACGACGGCGGCCGTTTTCACGGCGGCTACGGCGACCTGCTCCGCCTGCCCGACGGCCGCATCCTGGCCGCCTGCCATCTGGCCCGGCGCCCCGGCGACCTGCCGGCGGTGGCTTGCTACCGCTTCCGGCTTTCCTGA